A region from the Musa acuminata AAA Group cultivar baxijiao chromosome BXJ1-10, Cavendish_Baxijiao_AAA, whole genome shotgun sequence genome encodes:
- the LOC135594867 gene encoding ethylene-responsive transcription factor ERF017-like produces MRRDRERSPEGCPVAEMMECDGSGAGERRYKGVRRRKWGRWVSEIRLPNSRERIWLGSYDTPEKAARAFDAALVYLRGRRAQLNCPDAPPPRIAGAGPLTYQQIQAAAARHAAGDPSEAPGATLPSQPSEEASDGFTVGSGVALDWSFLDPPQQEDLPTGGGKFPVAMDEFMYELYSPMSAAQPAEMAEDHGHVDYGSGSSLWSF; encoded by the coding sequence ATGAGAAGGGACAGAGAGAGATCACCTGAGGGTTGTCCCGTGGCAGAGATGATGGAGTGCGACGGCAGCGGAGCGGGGGAGAGGCGGTACAAGGGGGTGCGGCGGCGGAAGTGGGGGCGGTGGGTGTCCGAGATCCGGCTCCCCAACAGCCGCGAGCGAATCTGGCTCGGCTCCTACGACACGCCCGAGAAGGCCGCGCGGGCCTTCGACGCCGCCCTCGTCTACCTCCGCGGCCGCCGCGCCCAGCTCAACTGCCCCGACGCGCCCCCGCCCCGGATCGCTGGCGCAGGGCCACTCACTTACCAGCAAATCCAGGCCGCCGCGGCGCGCCACGCCGCCGGCGACCCATCCGAGGCCCCGGGTGCCACGCTGCCGTCGCAACCCTCGGAGGAGGCCTCGGACGGGTTCACTGTCGGGAGCGGGGTGGCGCTCGACTGGTCGTTCTTGGACCCGCCGCAGCAGGAGGATCTGCCGACAGGAGGTGGGAAATTCCCGGTGGCGATGGACGAGTTCATGTACGAACTCTACTCGCCGATGTCGGCAGCGCAGCCGGCGGAAATGGCGGAGGATCACGGCCATGTGGACTACGGTTCCGGGTCTTCTCTCTGGAGTTTCTGA